In Candidatus Krumholzibacteriia bacterium, the sequence CGATGATGTCTTTGTGAGCTGGCTGCCTCTCTACCACGATATGGGACTGATCGGCGCCTGGCTGGGAACCCTCTACTTCGGCATTCCACTGGTCGTCATGTCCCCGCTGACGTTCCTTGCCAGGCCCATCCGGTGGCTGCAGGCCATCCAGGCCTATCGCGGGACACTCTCGGCAGCCCCCAATTTCGCCTATGACCTCTGTATCGCGAAGATCGCCGACGAAGAGTTGGCCGGACTTGATCTCAGTTCGTGGCGACTGGCATTCAATGGCGCGGAAATGGTCTGGCCAGAGACACTGACGCGTTTTGGCAGGCGGTTTGCCCCCTACGGGTTCCACCCCGAGGCACTCGCCCCGGTCTATGGGTTGGCCGAGTGTTCCGTGGGACTGGCCTTTCCACCATCCGGCCGCGGCCCGCTCATCGATCGTGTCCAGCGAGCCTCCTTCATGCATACCGGTCGCGCGGTCCCCACCGAGTCCGACCAAGCCTCCGCACTGTCTTTTGTGTCTTGTGGGCCACCCTTGCGCGGCCATGAATTGCGCATCGTGGATAGCTCCGGCCGTGAGCTGGATGAACGGCAAGAGGGCCGAGTGGAGTTCAGAGGGCCATCGACCACGCGCGGCTATTTCAATAATCTCCGGGCCACGGCGCAGCTGTTCAGGGACGGGTGGCTTGATAGTGGAGACCGGGGGTACCTCGCCGGCGGCGAAGTGTTTCTCACGGGACGCGTGAAGGACATCGTCATTCGTGGCGGGCGCAACATCTACCCCCACGAAGTGGAGGAGGCGGTGAACGAGATACCGGGGATCAGAAAGGGCTGTTGTGTCATCTTCGGCAGTCCTGATCCGGCCTCGGGAACCGAACGGCTCGTGGTTCTCGCTGAAACACGCGAGAAGGGCCAGCGTGAACGACAGCAGCTGCGCGAGGCGATTAACGAAGCCGTCGTCGAGGTGTTGGGCGAACCGGCCGAC encodes:
- a CDS encoding AMP-binding protein codes for the protein DDVFVSWLPLYHDMGLIGAWLGTLYFGIPLVVMSPLTFLARPIRWLQAIQAYRGTLSAAPNFAYDLCIAKIADEELAGLDLSSWRLAFNGAEMVWPETLTRFGRRFAPYGFHPEALAPVYGLAECSVGLAFPPSGRGPLIDRVQRASFMHTGRAVPTESDQASALSFVSCGPPLRGHELRIVDSSGRELDERQEGRVEFRGPSTTRGYFNNLRATAQLFRDGWLDSGDRGYLAGGEVFLTGRVKDIVIRGGRNIYPHEVEEAVNEIPGIRKGCCVIFGSPDPASGTERLVVLAETREKGQRERQQLREAINEAVVEVLGEPADQVVLAPPRTVLKTSSGKLRRSATRALFEAGMVGEHRRPGWWQVASLAAGAVIPQLQRWATRAVDVVFAVWAWAVLCLVAPMVWLVTSVTTRPAWAWGVGRAGARLLIRLTGTPLTVSGLEHVPRGTPCVLVVNHASYLDGMVLMAALPEPFGFVAKRELREQFIPRVYLQRLGAEFVERFAAHESVEDARRLEVALRAGRALAFFPEGTFTRVSGLRPFRMGAFVVAANTGVPVVPAAICGTRTMLRDGRWWLRRGTITITFGAPLLPVADARDAFAAAVVLRDAARAHIVRHCGEPDSQ